From a region of the Nothobranchius furzeri strain GRZ-AD chromosome 12, NfurGRZ-RIMD1, whole genome shotgun sequence genome:
- the LOC139062009 gene encoding spectrin alpha chain, non-erythrocytic 1-like, with protein MSDLSAYGSSIQALKEQAQSCRDLKANESRLRDINKVASELESEGLMAEEAPMVQAQQQEHLGYAPGKDEADSNTASPWKTVRLGVQTTLTLIPSR; from the exons atgtcggacctgtcggcttacggcagcagcatccaggccctgaaggagcaggcccagtcctgcagg gacctgaaggccaacgagtcccgcctgagggacatcaacaaggtggcatctgaactggagtcagaaggtctgatggctgaggaggctcctatggttcaggctcag caacaagaacatctgggttatgctcctggaaag gatgaagccgactctaacacggcgtcaccctggaag accgtacggttgggcgttcagacgacgctaactttaattccatcaaggtaa